A genomic window from Nocardioides rotundus includes:
- a CDS encoding PucR family transcriptional regulator yields the protein MAHSRGAVDRERAAAALQRSVGSLSTAATTRMEAQVGWFRDLPARERAWVGEVLQAGVRDFVAWYVDRRGTRPPRPAAPDALAASVFGAAPRELTGLITLRQTVDLVRLGLDVVDEHLEELVHPDDVADIHESILRYGREVAFATAEVYARAAETRGAWDARLEALLVDGVLRADADETVQSRASALGWRGRGMVTVVLGDLPEGGGGTDLFDEVRRAVGGADLDALCGGHGDRMVVVLGGVEEPLDAAARVAGFFGPGPVVVGPVVPDLGKAHLAARAALAAHRAATGWPQAPRPVASGDLLPERALAGDGHARRHLVDDVYTPLDLARGDLLGTLAAYFHHGGTVEATARELIVHPNTVRYRLRQVADLTGLDPSDGRHAFALRIALVLGRQSRTSG from the coding sequence GTGGCGCACAGCAGAGGGGCAGTGGACCGCGAGCGGGCCGCCGCGGCCCTGCAGCGCTCCGTCGGCAGCCTCAGCACCGCCGCCACCACGCGGATGGAGGCCCAGGTGGGCTGGTTCCGCGACCTCCCGGCGCGCGAGCGGGCCTGGGTCGGCGAGGTGCTGCAGGCCGGGGTCCGGGACTTCGTCGCGTGGTACGTCGACCGCCGCGGCACGCGCCCACCGCGCCCGGCCGCCCCGGACGCCCTCGCGGCCAGCGTCTTCGGCGCCGCACCGCGCGAGCTGACCGGCCTGATCACGCTCCGGCAGACCGTCGACCTGGTCCGCCTCGGCCTGGATGTGGTGGACGAGCACCTGGAGGAGCTTGTGCACCCCGACGACGTGGCCGACATCCACGAGTCGATCCTGCGCTACGGCCGGGAGGTGGCCTTCGCCACCGCCGAGGTCTATGCCCGAGCTGCCGAGACCCGCGGCGCCTGGGACGCCCGGCTCGAGGCGCTGCTGGTCGACGGGGTGCTGCGAGCCGACGCCGACGAGACCGTGCAGTCGCGCGCCAGTGCCCTGGGCTGGCGGGGACGCGGGATGGTCACGGTGGTGCTGGGCGACCTGCCGGAGGGTGGCGGCGGCACCGACCTGTTCGACGAGGTACGCCGGGCCGTGGGCGGCGCGGACCTGGACGCGCTCTGCGGCGGTCACGGCGACCGGATGGTCGTCGTCCTCGGCGGCGTCGAGGAGCCGCTGGACGCGGCCGCACGGGTGGCCGGCTTCTTCGGGCCGGGGCCGGTCGTCGTCGGGCCCGTCGTACCCGACCTCGGCAAGGCGCATCTCGCGGCGCGGGCGGCACTCGCGGCACACCGGGCGGCGACGGGATGGCCGCAGGCGCCCCGGCCGGTGGCCAGCGGCGACCTGCTGCCCGAGCGCGCCCTGGCCGGCGACGGCCACGCACGCCGTCACCTGGTCGACGACGTCTACACCCCGCTCGACCTGGCCCGCGGGGACCTGCTGGGCACGCTGGCGGCGTACTTCCACCACGGCGGCACGGTCGAGGCGACCGCGCGCGAGCTGATCGTGCACCCCAACACCGTGCGCTACCGGCTGCGGCAGGTGGCCGACCTGACCGGCCTCGACCCGAGCGACGGTCGGCACGCCTTCGCCCTGCGGATCGCCCTGGTGCTGGGCCGGCAGAGCCGAACCAGCGGGTAA
- a CDS encoding alpha/beta fold hydrolase — protein MRNSSSGDAERDQLEHVTIHGHRRAFVRRGSGPALLLLHGLGCDHTTWNPVIDALARRFTVIAPDLLGHGASDKPRADYSVGGYANGMRDLLTVLGVPRATVVGHSLGGGVAMQFAYQYPELTERLVLVAPGGFGPEVSPAVRVVTTPGFHQALGVLTLPGVRHLGGAGLRALAATGLPVTRDLGEVADIYDTLRDERARAAIRHVVRAVVDWRGQVITMADRAYLTEDMPMCVIWGAQDQVIPARHAEIARQVAPTARVEVLPNAGHFPHRDHPERFVRLLADFVRTTEPARHSKALWRRHLRSGGRPDLRRAEAGHSPVAPVASA, from the coding sequence ATGCGCAACTCATCCTCGGGAGATGCCGAGCGCGACCAGCTGGAGCACGTGACGATCCACGGGCATCGTCGGGCGTTCGTCCGGCGAGGGTCGGGCCCGGCGCTGCTCCTGCTGCACGGGCTCGGGTGCGACCACACGACCTGGAACCCGGTGATCGACGCCCTGGCGCGCCGGTTCACCGTGATCGCGCCGGACCTGCTCGGCCACGGCGCGTCGGACAAGCCGCGGGCCGACTACAGCGTCGGAGGCTACGCCAACGGGATGCGCGACCTGCTGACCGTGCTCGGCGTCCCGCGCGCCACGGTCGTGGGGCACAGCCTGGGCGGGGGAGTGGCGATGCAGTTCGCCTACCAGTACCCCGAGCTCACCGAGCGGCTGGTCCTCGTGGCTCCCGGCGGCTTCGGCCCCGAGGTCTCGCCTGCCGTGCGGGTCGTCACCACGCCCGGCTTCCACCAGGCGCTGGGGGTGCTCACGCTCCCGGGCGTGCGCCACCTCGGCGGGGCCGGGCTGCGGGCGCTGGCCGCCACCGGGCTGCCGGTGACCCGGGACCTCGGCGAGGTCGCCGACATCTACGACACCCTGCGCGACGAGCGCGCGCGTGCCGCGATCCGGCACGTCGTCCGCGCGGTCGTGGACTGGCGCGGCCAGGTGATCACCATGGCCGACCGTGCCTACCTCACCGAGGACATGCCGATGTGCGTGATCTGGGGCGCCCAGGATCAGGTGATCCCCGCCCGGCATGCCGAGATCGCCCGCCAGGTGGCGCCCACAGCTCGGGTCGAGGTGCTGCCCAACGCCGGCCACTTCCCGCACCGGGACCACCCCGAGCGGTTCGTGAGGCTCCTCGCCGACTTCGTGCGGACCACCGAGCCCGCGCGGCACAGCAAGGCGCTCTGGCGACGGCACCTGCGCTCGGGCGGTCGCCCGGACCTGCGGCGCGCCGAGGCGGGGCACTCGCCCGTCGCCCCCGTGGCCTCGGCCTGA
- the aceE gene encoding pyruvate dehydrogenase (acetyl-transferring), homodimeric type, which produces MIHEGLPTQLPDIDPEETQEWLESLDGMIDGRGRDRARYVMLRLLERARESNVGVPSLRSTDYINTIPPEREPWFPGNEEIERSIRAMIRWNAAVMVTGANRKGLEVGGHIATYQSAASLYEVGYNHHFKGKDHPGGGDQVFFQGHAAPGIYARMFLAGRLTDTDLAHFRQEVQHGRGNGLSSYPHPRLMPDVWEFPTVSMGLTGINSIYQARFNRYLHNRGIKDTSQQHVWAFLGDGEMAEPESLGAISVAARDELDNLTWVVNCNLQQLDGPVRGNGKIMQELEANFRGAGWNVIKVVWGRGWDPLLARDVDGVLVNRMNQTPDGQFQTYAVESGAYIRENFFGGDDRLRKMVEHLSDKDLENLPRGGHDYRKVYAAFDAATKHVGQPTVILAQTVKGWTIEALEGKNATHQMKKLKPEELKLFRDRLHLPISDKTIDDAYEQTGAPPFYHPGMDSEEIRYMIDRRKELGGWVPERRVKPRELKLPDDKMYGELKQGGGKNSVATTMALVRLLRDLMRDKEIGERIVPIAPDEFRTFGMDSMFSKEKIYNPHGQTYESVDRKLLMAWKESAQGQLLHEGITEAGSMGSAIAAGTSYATHGEPMIPFYIFYSMFGFQRTGDSMWAMADQLGRGFLVGATAGRTTLTGEGLQHADGHSPLIAATNPAVVHYDPAFGYELAHIVQNGLERMYGSTEDHPHGEDVMFYLTVYNEPVEQPKEPEDLDVDGLLRGLYHVAGPENAPDDAPRAQLLASGVGFPWIKRAQQMLAEEWGVAADIWSVTSWNELAREASATEEWNLLNPDQDARVPWVQSRLEDVEGPVVAVSDFMSAVPLQIARWVPADYRVLGADGFGFADTRPAARRFFHIDAESVVVQTLQALADAGKIDRSKVAEAFKKYRIDDPTAVSGVSQEGGDA; this is translated from the coding sequence GTGATCCACGAGGGGCTGCCCACCCAGCTGCCCGACATCGACCCCGAGGAGACCCAGGAGTGGCTGGAGTCCCTGGACGGGATGATCGACGGGCGCGGTCGTGACCGCGCCCGCTACGTCATGCTGCGGCTGCTGGAGCGCGCCCGCGAGTCCAACGTCGGCGTCCCGTCCCTGCGCTCGACCGACTACATCAACACCATCCCGCCCGAGCGCGAGCCGTGGTTCCCCGGCAACGAGGAGATCGAGCGCAGCATCCGCGCGATGATCCGCTGGAACGCTGCGGTCATGGTGACCGGAGCGAACCGCAAGGGCCTCGAGGTCGGCGGCCACATCGCGACGTACCAGTCCGCCGCGAGCCTCTACGAGGTCGGCTACAACCACCACTTCAAGGGCAAGGACCACCCCGGCGGCGGGGACCAGGTGTTCTTCCAGGGGCACGCCGCCCCCGGCATCTACGCCCGGATGTTCCTGGCCGGCCGCCTCACCGACACCGACCTGGCGCACTTCCGCCAGGAGGTCCAGCACGGCCGCGGCAACGGCCTGTCCTCCTACCCCCACCCGCGGCTGATGCCCGACGTGTGGGAGTTCCCCACCGTGTCCATGGGCCTGACCGGGATCAACTCGATCTACCAGGCGCGGTTCAACCGCTACCTGCACAACCGCGGCATCAAGGACACCAGCCAGCAGCACGTGTGGGCCTTCCTCGGCGACGGCGAGATGGCCGAGCCCGAGTCGCTGGGCGCCATCAGCGTCGCGGCCCGCGATGAGCTGGACAACCTCACCTGGGTGGTCAACTGCAACCTGCAGCAGCTCGACGGCCCGGTGCGCGGCAACGGCAAGATCATGCAGGAGCTCGAGGCCAACTTCCGCGGCGCCGGCTGGAACGTCATCAAGGTCGTCTGGGGCCGCGGCTGGGACCCGCTCCTGGCGCGCGACGTCGACGGCGTCCTGGTCAACCGGATGAACCAGACCCCCGACGGGCAGTTCCAGACCTACGCGGTCGAGTCCGGCGCCTACATCCGGGAGAACTTCTTCGGCGGCGACGACCGGCTGCGCAAGATGGTCGAGCACCTCTCCGACAAGGACCTGGAGAACCTCCCCCGCGGCGGCCACGACTACCGCAAGGTCTACGCCGCCTTCGACGCCGCGACCAAGCACGTCGGCCAGCCGACGGTGATCCTGGCCCAGACGGTGAAGGGGTGGACGATCGAGGCCCTGGAGGGCAAGAACGCCACCCACCAGATGAAGAAGCTCAAGCCCGAGGAGCTGAAGCTCTTCCGGGACCGTCTGCACCTGCCGATCTCGGACAAGACGATCGACGACGCCTACGAGCAGACCGGCGCACCGCCGTTCTACCACCCGGGGATGGACTCCGAGGAGATCCGCTACATGATCGACCGCCGCAAGGAGCTCGGCGGTTGGGTGCCCGAGCGGCGGGTGAAGCCGCGTGAGCTGAAGCTGCCGGACGACAAGATGTACGGCGAGCTCAAGCAGGGCGGCGGGAAGAACTCGGTGGCCACCACGATGGCCCTGGTGCGGCTGCTGCGCGACCTGATGCGGGACAAGGAGATCGGCGAGCGGATCGTGCCGATCGCGCCGGACGAGTTCCGCACCTTCGGCATGGACTCGATGTTCTCCAAGGAGAAGATCTACAACCCCCACGGACAGACCTATGAGTCGGTGGACCGCAAGCTGCTGATGGCGTGGAAGGAGTCCGCGCAGGGGCAGCTCCTGCACGAGGGGATCACCGAGGCCGGCTCGATGGGCTCGGCGATCGCCGCGGGCACGTCGTACGCCACCCACGGCGAGCCGATGATCCCGTTCTACATCTTCTACTCGATGTTCGGCTTCCAGCGGACCGGCGACTCGATGTGGGCGATGGCCGACCAGCTCGGCCGCGGCTTCCTGGTCGGCGCCACCGCCGGGCGCACCACGCTGACCGGTGAGGGGCTGCAGCACGCCGACGGCCACTCGCCGCTCATCGCGGCGACCAACCCGGCGGTGGTGCACTACGACCCGGCGTTCGGCTACGAGCTCGCGCACATCGTGCAGAACGGGCTGGAGCGGATGTACGGCTCCACCGAGGACCACCCGCACGGCGAGGACGTGATGTTCTATCTCACCGTCTACAACGAGCCGGTGGAGCAGCCCAAGGAGCCCGAGGACCTCGACGTCGACGGGCTGCTGCGCGGGCTCTACCACGTCGCCGGGCCGGAGAACGCGCCCGACGACGCGCCCCGCGCCCAGCTGCTGGCCAGCGGGGTCGGTTTCCCGTGGATCAAGCGGGCCCAGCAGATGCTGGCCGAGGAGTGGGGCGTGGCCGCCGACATCTGGTCGGTGACGTCGTGGAACGAGCTGGCCCGCGAGGCCTCCGCCACCGAGGAGTGGAACCTGCTCAACCCCGACCAGGACGCCCGCGTCCCGTGGGTCCAGTCCCGGCTGGAGGACGTCGAGGGGCCGGTCGTGGCGGTCAGCGACTTCATGAGCGCCGTACCCCTCCAGATCGCCCGCTGGGTGCCCGCCGACTACCGGGTCCTCGGCGCGGACGGCTTCGGCTTCGCCGACACCCGCCCGGCCGCCCGCCGGTTCTTCCACATCGACGCCGAGTCGGTGGTCGTGCAGACGCTCCAGGCCCTCGCCGACGCGGGGAAGATCGACCGGAGCAAGGTGGCCGAGGCGTTCAAGAAGTACCGGATCGACGACCCCACCGCCGTCTCCGGCGTGAGCCAGGAGGGCGGCGACGCCTGA
- a CDS encoding DUF3052 domain-containing protein, giving the protein MSPTTGSDAGAASRLGINKGMVVQELGWDNDVDDELRVALEDAIDADLVDGDYGNVVDVVLLWWRDEDGDLVDGLVDALTDLVGGGAIWLLTPKVGRPGAVDHADIAEAAPVAGLSQTTTAAVSKDWSASCLLAPRTPE; this is encoded by the coding sequence GTGAGCCCCACCACGGGCAGCGACGCAGGAGCCGCGTCCCGGCTCGGGATCAACAAGGGCATGGTGGTCCAAGAGCTCGGCTGGGACAACGATGTCGACGACGAGCTCCGTGTCGCGCTGGAGGACGCCATCGACGCCGACCTGGTCGACGGGGACTACGGCAACGTGGTCGACGTCGTCCTGCTGTGGTGGCGCGACGAGGACGGCGACCTGGTCGACGGTCTCGTCGACGCGCTCACCGACCTGGTGGGCGGCGGCGCCATCTGGCTGCTGACGCCGAAGGTCGGGCGCCCCGGTGCGGTGGACCACGCCGACATCGCCGAGGCGGCGCCGGTCGCCGGCCTGAGCCAGACCACGACGGCCGCGGTCAGCAAGGACTGGTCGGCCAGCTGCCTGTTGGCGCCGCGCACGCCCGAGTGA
- a CDS encoding AMP-binding protein, which translates to MNTTISGRVSSAGTSLRVLARAGVIRPYGPRALTGLARTLVRWGTGPAGGFASLAARSPDAIGVVDELGELTWGEVHARSNAVAHALRQRGIGQGDSVAVMCRNHRGFIDAVVGAAKAGADVLLMNTAFAAPQLKEVAERERPRALIYDQEFTGLLSDTPAEQRFVAWVEDPEDLDGVTTVDALVRDGSSADLTPPGEEAKVVILTSGTTGTPKGAPRQAGIEAAVAILSRIPLRFGWRCHIAAPMFHTWGFAHLALSMLLGTTVVLRRRFDPEDALRVTQDERCDSMAVIPVMLQRILALPEETLDRYDLSRVQVVAASGSALPGDLAQEWMDRFGDNLYNTYGSTEVAYATIADPEDLRAAPGTAGRTPWSTTVRILDDDGREVPTGTSGRIFVGNGALFEGYTGGGHKEVIDGFMSTGDVGRLDDQGRLFVEGRDDEMIVSGGENVFPQEVEDCLVRHEAVVEAAAIGVDDEDFGQRLRAFAVLSSPGAVDEEGLKEWVKSNLARYKVPREIVLLDELPRNATGKVLKRELAEREE; encoded by the coding sequence TTGAACACCACCATCTCCGGTCGGGTGTCCTCGGCCGGCACGTCGCTGCGGGTCCTTGCCCGCGCCGGAGTCATCCGCCCCTATGGCCCGCGGGCGCTGACCGGCCTCGCCCGGACCCTGGTCCGCTGGGGCACCGGCCCTGCCGGAGGCTTCGCCTCGCTGGCCGCCCGCTCCCCGGACGCGATCGGCGTGGTCGACGAACTGGGTGAGCTGACCTGGGGAGAGGTGCATGCCCGCTCCAACGCGGTGGCCCACGCCCTGCGCCAGCGGGGGATCGGGCAGGGCGACTCCGTGGCCGTCATGTGCCGCAACCACCGCGGCTTCATCGACGCCGTGGTCGGTGCGGCCAAGGCCGGTGCCGACGTACTCCTCATGAACACCGCCTTCGCCGCGCCGCAGCTCAAGGAGGTCGCCGAGCGGGAGCGGCCGCGGGCGCTGATCTACGACCAGGAGTTCACCGGCCTGCTCTCCGACACCCCGGCCGAGCAGCGTTTCGTCGCCTGGGTCGAGGACCCCGAGGACCTGGACGGCGTGACCACGGTCGACGCACTGGTCCGCGACGGGTCGTCGGCGGACCTGACGCCGCCGGGGGAGGAGGCCAAGGTGGTCATCCTCACCTCCGGCACCACCGGCACCCCCAAGGGCGCACCGCGCCAGGCCGGCATCGAGGCGGCCGTGGCGATCCTGTCGCGGATCCCGCTGCGCTTCGGCTGGCGCTGCCACATCGCCGCGCCGATGTTCCACACCTGGGGGTTCGCGCACCTGGCCCTGTCGATGCTGCTCGGTACGACGGTCGTGCTGCGGCGCCGCTTCGACCCCGAGGACGCGCTGCGGGTGACCCAGGACGAGCGCTGCGACTCCATGGCGGTCATCCCGGTGATGCTGCAGCGCATCCTGGCGCTGCCGGAGGAGACGCTGGACCGCTACGACCTCTCCCGGGTCCAGGTGGTCGCGGCGTCCGGGTCCGCGCTGCCGGGCGACCTGGCCCAGGAGTGGATGGACCGCTTCGGCGACAACCTCTACAACACCTACGGGTCCACCGAGGTCGCCTACGCCACCATCGCCGACCCCGAGGACCTGCGCGCGGCGCCCGGCACGGCCGGTCGCACCCCGTGGTCGACCACCGTCCGGATCCTCGACGACGACGGTCGCGAGGTCCCCACGGGCACGAGCGGGCGGATCTTCGTGGGCAACGGGGCGCTGTTCGAGGGCTACACCGGCGGCGGCCACAAGGAGGTCATCGACGGTTTCATGTCCACCGGCGACGTGGGCCGGCTCGACGACCAGGGCCGGCTGTTCGTGGAGGGCCGCGACGACGAGATGATCGTCTCCGGCGGCGAGAACGTCTTCCCCCAGGAGGTCGAGGACTGCCTGGTCCGGCACGAGGCCGTCGTGGAGGCGGCAGCGATCGGCGTCGACGACGAGGACTTCGGTCAGCGGCTGCGCGCCTTCGCCGTCCTCTCCTCGCCGGGTGCGGTCGACGAGGAGGGGCTCAAGGAGTGGGTGAAGAGCAACCTGGCCCGCTACAAGGTGCCGCGCGAGATCGTGCTGCTGGACGAGCTGCCCCGCAACGCCACCGGCAAGGTGCTCAAGCGCGAGCTCGCGGAGCGCGAGGAGTGA
- a CDS encoding peroxiredoxin produces MSGLELGSTAPDFTLRDQFGQDVTLSGFRGRKAVCLVFYPFAFSGVCTGELSAVRERLDAFLTFDTEVLALSCDPVYSLRAFADADGLNFPLLSDYWPHGAVSRDYGVFDEERGCPRRSSYVVDTDGIVRWSVHHGLHEARDMDDHLAALRDAVRP; encoded by the coding sequence GTGAGCGGTCTGGAGCTCGGCTCGACCGCGCCCGACTTCACCCTGCGCGACCAATTCGGCCAGGACGTCACCCTCTCGGGCTTCCGCGGCCGCAAGGCGGTCTGCCTGGTGTTCTACCCCTTCGCGTTCTCCGGCGTGTGCACCGGCGAGCTCTCGGCGGTCCGGGAGCGGCTCGACGCGTTCCTCACCTTCGACACTGAGGTGCTGGCGCTCTCCTGCGACCCCGTCTACTCCCTGCGCGCGTTCGCCGACGCCGACGGGCTGAACTTCCCCCTGCTCTCGGACTATTGGCCGCACGGCGCGGTCTCGCGGGACTACGGCGTCTTCGACGAGGAGCGGGGCTGCCCCCGGCGGTCGTCCTACGTCGTGGACACCGACGGCATCGTCCGCTGGTCGGTGCACCACGGCCTGCACGAGGCGCGGGACATGGACGACCACCTGGCGGCGCTGCGCGACGCCGTACGTCCCTGA
- a CDS encoding serine/threonine-protein kinase, which yields MTSTMNHIREDAWGLTEGDELAAGLTALRWLGGGAAYDVYLAFDEDTYGPVVVKLVRPQQVDNESTLRGLRREIDALERVRHPAVVRSLRHDLDGPRPHVVLEHLDGPRLSTLVRRYGPLQPQQYLPLAIEVASALHHFRRLGLVHLDVKPSNIIMGAPARLIDLSVMRTVEDAAALRYPIGTDAYMAPEQCDPPSTGIPGVASDVWGLGATLHEAVTGEKPFPEGDPDADDVADRFPQLVTAPAPVRVDAPGEVVELIDACLSPDPEARPLPHEIVDRLEPVLVALPRGHLAGFRLKG from the coding sequence ATGACGAGCACGATGAACCACATCCGTGAGGACGCCTGGGGCCTCACCGAGGGCGACGAGCTCGCCGCCGGGCTGACCGCGCTGCGGTGGCTCGGCGGCGGGGCGGCGTACGACGTCTATCTCGCCTTCGACGAGGACACCTACGGCCCCGTGGTGGTCAAGCTGGTCCGGCCCCAGCAGGTGGACAACGAGTCCACGCTGCGGGGGCTGCGCCGCGAGATCGACGCGCTGGAGCGGGTGCGCCACCCTGCGGTGGTGCGCAGCCTCCGGCACGACCTCGACGGGCCGCGCCCACACGTCGTACTCGAGCACCTGGACGGCCCGCGGCTGTCCACGCTGGTCCGTCGCTACGGGCCGCTGCAGCCGCAGCAGTACCTGCCGCTGGCGATCGAGGTCGCCTCCGCGCTGCACCACTTCCGCCGGCTCGGGCTGGTGCACCTGGACGTGAAGCCCAGCAACATCATCATGGGGGCGCCGGCCCGGCTGATCGACCTGTCGGTGATGCGGACCGTGGAGGACGCGGCGGCGCTGCGCTACCCGATCGGGACCGACGCCTACATGGCGCCCGAGCAGTGCGACCCGCCGTCGACCGGCATCCCGGGCGTGGCCAGCGACGTGTGGGGCCTGGGGGCCACGCTGCACGAGGCCGTGACGGGGGAGAAGCCCTTCCCCGAGGGCGACCCGGACGCCGACGACGTCGCCGACCGCTTCCCCCAGCTGGTCACGGCGCCGGCTCCCGTGCGGGTGGACGCCCCTGGTGAGGTCGTCGAGCTGATCGACGCCTGCCTCTCGCCCGATCCCGAGGCCCGGCCGCTGCCGCACGAGATCGTCGACCGGCTCGAGCCCGTCCTGGTCGCCCTCCCGCGCGGCCACCTGGCGGGCTTCCGGCTGAAGGGCTGA
- a CDS encoding response regulator transcription factor, whose product MAHILIVEDEDRISSFVAKGLGAEGHRTTIARSGLEGLEHALSGLMDLMILDIGLPDIDGFEVLSQLRSQGSRLPVIILTARDSVGDTVTGLEGGADDYMPKPFRFAELLARVRLRLRQAEQGAGGDARPERLEAGGVTLDLRTRRANVDGKEIDLSAREFTLAEIFMLNPGQVLSREQLLDHVWGYDFDPGSNVVDVYVGYLRKKFGAATITTVRGMGYRFTP is encoded by the coding sequence ATGGCCCACATCCTGATCGTCGAGGACGAGGACCGGATCTCCTCGTTCGTCGCCAAGGGGCTCGGTGCCGAGGGGCACCGCACGACCATCGCCCGGAGCGGCCTGGAGGGGCTCGAGCATGCGCTCTCCGGGCTGATGGACCTGATGATCCTGGACATCGGGCTGCCCGACATCGACGGCTTCGAGGTGCTCTCCCAGCTGCGGTCCCAGGGCAGCCGGCTGCCGGTGATCATCCTCACCGCCCGTGACTCGGTCGGCGACACCGTCACCGGCCTGGAGGGCGGGGCCGACGACTACATGCCCAAGCCGTTCCGGTTCGCCGAGCTGCTGGCCCGGGTGCGGTTGCGCCTGCGGCAGGCGGAGCAGGGCGCGGGCGGGGACGCTCGGCCCGAACGGCTCGAGGCCGGTGGCGTGACGCTGGACCTGCGCACTCGGCGGGCGAACGTGGACGGCAAGGAGATCGACCTCTCCGCGCGCGAGTTCACCCTGGCCGAGATCTTCATGCTCAACCCCGGCCAGGTGCTCTCCCGCGAGCAGCTGCTGGACCACGTCTGGGGCTACGACTTCGACCCCGGCTCGAACGTGGTGGACGTGTACGTCGGCTACCTGCGCAAGAAGTTCGGTGCCGCCACGATCACCACCGTCCGTGGGATGGGCTACCGCTTCACGCCGTAG
- a CDS encoding sensor histidine kinase yields MTEATTESQRPRRGLSVRSRITFAVAALTAMAMVLVGALLQALSVASMYRDESGDLSQEFQEFRKLQSEGYDPETGEPFTPRTLLERFLQRNVPDDDEITVTYLGGETHELSAGVQRRDGGSWQDWLQTPGYREAAERVVDEGGRTKFEDPEYGEVWVSAVPVRVRGGSNRGDALVIATLLQGEREELNRTLQLYGATSLAALGVAALLAWLLAGKLLAPIRVLRQTTEEIGSTDLSQRIPEYGNDDLTDLTRTVNGMLERLEEGFEGQRRFLDDAGHELRTPLTVMGGHLELMDPDRPEDVRETQALLLEETERMSRLVGDLILLAKSRRPDFVDPHPTDLPELVAGIHAKASALGDRTWQLDSRAHGTAYLDAQRITQALLQLADNAVKHTDPGDTITIGADRTADRLRLWVADTGDGIPAQDVERIFDRFARSGVRSGDEGFGLGLSIVNAVVREHGGTIDVESAPGWGTTMTIILPTEEDTWPTS; encoded by the coding sequence ATGACGGAGGCGACGACTGAGTCGCAGCGGCCGCGTCGCGGCCTGTCCGTCCGCTCCCGGATCACCTTCGCCGTGGCCGCGCTGACCGCCATGGCGATGGTGCTGGTGGGGGCTCTGCTCCAGGCGCTGTCGGTCGCCTCGATGTACCGCGACGAGAGTGGCGACCTGAGCCAGGAGTTCCAGGAGTTCCGCAAGCTGCAGAGCGAGGGCTACGACCCGGAGACGGGCGAGCCCTTCACGCCTCGGACGCTGCTGGAGCGGTTCCTCCAGCGCAACGTCCCCGACGACGACGAGATCACCGTCACCTACCTCGGGGGCGAGACCCACGAGCTCTCCGCCGGGGTCCAGCGGCGCGACGGGGGCTCCTGGCAGGACTGGCTCCAGACCCCCGGCTACCGCGAGGCCGCCGAGCGGGTGGTCGACGAGGGCGGCCGCACCAAGTTCGAGGACCCGGAGTACGGCGAGGTCTGGGTGTCCGCCGTACCGGTCCGGGTCCGCGGCGGGTCCAACCGCGGGGACGCGCTGGTCATCGCGACCCTCCTGCAGGGCGAGCGGGAGGAGCTGAACCGCACCCTGCAGCTCTACGGCGCCACCTCATTGGCCGCGCTGGGAGTCGCGGCCCTGCTGGCCTGGCTGCTCGCGGGCAAGCTGCTGGCCCCGATCCGGGTGCTGCGCCAGACGACGGAGGAGATCGGCTCCACCGACCTCTCCCAGCGGATCCCGGAGTACGGCAACGACGACCTCACCGACCTGACCCGCACGGTGAACGGGATGCTGGAGCGGCTGGAGGAGGGCTTCGAGGGGCAGCGGCGCTTCCTCGACGACGCCGGCCACGAGCTGCGCACCCCGCTGACCGTGATGGGCGGCCATCTCGAGCTGATGGACCCCGACCGGCCCGAGGACGTCCGGGAGACCCAGGCCCTGCTGCTGGAGGAGACCGAGCGGATGTCCCGCCTGGTCGGCGACCTGATCCTGCTGGCCAAGAGCCGGCGGCCGGACTTCGTCGACCCCCACCCGACGGACCTGCCCGAGCTGGTCGCCGGCATCCACGCCAAGGCGAGCGCCCTCGGCGATCGGACCTGGCAGCTGGACTCCCGCGCCCACGGGACGGCGTACCTCGACGCGCAGCGGATCACCCAGGCGCTGCTCCAGCTCGCCGACAACGCGGTGAAGCACACCGACCCCGGCGACACGATCACCATCGGAGCGGATCGTACGGCGGACCGGCTGCGCCTCTGGGTCGCCGACACCGGCGATGGCATCCCGGCCCAGGACGTCGAGCGGATCTTCGACCGGTTCGCCCGCAGCGGCGTGCGCAGCGGGGACGAGGGGTTCGGCCTGGGGCTGTCGATCGTGAACGCCGTCGTGCGGGAGCACGGCGGCACCATCGACGTGGAGAGCGCCCCCGGCTGGGGCACCACGATGACCATCATCCTGCCGACCGAGGAGGACACATGGCCCACATCCTGA